GGCCCGGCCGGTCGATCGAGCGGCTGCGGCGCACGTTGCACCGCAAGGACTCCTGGGTCAGCGACGACGAGGCGTTCGCCACCGCGGTCGCGCACGTGCGCCGCGAGCTGGTCGACGGGCTGCTGTCCGCGCCGTTCGACGGCTCGGTCGAGGCGGAGCACGCGGTCTCCCGGTTCTCCGACACCTGGACGCGCGGCCTGGTCGACGCGATCACGGTGACCGACCGGCCGTCGGTGCGGTCCGGGCACGTGCTGCTCTCCCCGGTGCAGTGGCACGAGGTGCAGGTGCTCAAGTTCGTGCACCACCGGTTCGTGCTGGAACGGCCGGACCTGGCACTGCACCAGCGCGGCCAGGCCCGGCTGCTCGGCACGCTGGTCGAGGCGCTGCTCGCCTGGATCGACGACCCGGACGAGACCACCCGCCTGCCGCGCCGGCTGCACGACCTGGTCGAGCTGGCCGAGGCGGAGCTGGACCCGGCCACGCCGCACCGGTCCGCGCAGGCCCGCGGGCGCGCGATCGTGGACTTCGTGGCGTCGCTGACGGACAGCCAGGCGGTCGCGATGCTGGACGCGCTCTCCGGGCGCTCCGGTCAACTGTGGACGGACGCGTTCGTGCTCTGACCGGCACCGGCGATATCGGGGTGTCGCGCTGGTGATCATTTCGGTAGCGTGCGCGCGTGCAATCACCCACCCCCGATCCCGCCGAGCGGCCGGCCGCGGCCACCGGCGACACCGCCGCGCCGTCGCCCGCCGCATCGCCGGCGTCCGCCGAGCCGGCCTCCTCGCCCGTTCCGGCTTCCTCGCCCGTTTCGGCTTCCTCGCCCGTTCCGGCTTCCTCGCCCGTTCCGGCTTCCTCGCCCGTTCCGGCTTCCTCGCCCGTTCCGGCTTCGTCGCCCGCTCCGGAGAGCCGGCCCGCATACCCGCCCGCGGTCCTGGACGCGCCGGTTCTCCCACCCGTCGCGGGCACCGAGGTGCCCGCGCCACGCGCTGCCGAGGCCTCGCCGGCGTCCGCCGCCGGTTCCCTGCCCGCCGGCCCGGCCCAGCAGGCGGCCGCCCAGCCGGCCGCCCCGGTCGCGTCGGCTTCCCCGGCCACTCCGGTCGCGTCGGCTTCCCCGGCCGCCCCGATCACGTCGGGTTCCCCGGCTGAGCCGATCACGTCGGTTTCTCCGGCCACCGTGATCGCGCCGGCTTCGCCGGTCGCGTCGGCTGGTCAGGCCGCGTCGGACGTTCCGGCGTCGGCTGTTCCAGCCGCTGTGGCCGACGGCGGTCCGGTCCCGGCCGGTGGCCCGGTTGCCGCCGGTGGCCCGGTTGCCGCCGGTGGACCGGCGGATCCCGGCTGTGGACCGGCGGTCGAGGCGCAACTGCGGCAGCAGCCGCCGGTCCTGCCGCCGCCGGTCCTGCTGCCGCCGGCGCCGTCGGCGGACGTGCGCGGGCCCCGGCCCGGCACCGTGACCGTCGCGGTGATCCTGCAGTACGTGGTGGTCGCGCTGCTGGTGGCGATGGCCGGGCTGCTGGTCTGGGAGGGCGTCACCTACGGCCTGCTGATCGACGAGGCCGCGGACACCCCCGGTGCCTCGCAGTTCGACGCGGCCGCGGAGCGCGTCGCGAACTGGTCGATGAACGGCGTGGCCATCGCGCTGCTGGTGCTGCTGGCCGGCTGGCTGGTGACCAACACGCTGCTCACCGCGCGCGGCAACAACGTGACCCGGATCCTCAACGTGGCCGGTCTCGGCGCCGCGCTCGGCCTGGTCGTGCTCGGCGCCTGCAGCGGCGGCCTGATCGGCGCGCTCCCGTTCTCCACGACCGGCTACGGCGCGAGCGAACCGTTCGCGGAGTACCCGCTCGAGGAGGATCCGTTCCTCGAGGAGCCGCCGTCGTCCGGTGGCTACTACCACGAGAACGCGTTCTACGACCGGCTCGCCGACCTGGTGTCCGAGCGGAACTCGGTCGCCTTCGACGTCGGCATGCCGCTGCTCGGCGTGGTCGCGGTCTTCCTGGCGGTCGCCGTGATGGTGCTTCTGCTGGTGCCGTCCGCGAACCGCTGGTTCCACCCCGGCCGTCCGGCCGCCGGCCCGCGCCCGGGCCCGCAGCCGTGGCCGCCGCACGCCGCGCCGCCGATGGTCGCGCCGTTCACCGCGCCGCCGTTCGCGCCGCAGCCGTTCACGGTGCCGCACTTCGGGCCGCAGCCGAACCCGTACGTCCCGGCCCCGCAGTACCCGGTGCAGTCGCAGACGGTCCCGGTGCCGCCGAACTTCCCGGTGCCGCAACCGTCGCCGGTGCCGCAGTTCCCGGCGCCGCACCAACCGCAGTTCGCGGTGCCGCAACACCCGCAGTACCCGGTGCCGCAGCACCCGCAGCACCCGCAGTTCCCGGTGCAGCCGCCGCCGTACGCCCCCGGGCAGCGGCCGTACCCGGGTGACGTCCCACCGCAGTGAGCGTGCCGGGGGTACGGACGGGCCCCGTCCGTACCCCCGGACGGTTTCAGGCCGTCAGCTCGCGCAGCAGCGCGTCGAGCGCCAGGTAGGACCGCTGGGCACCGTCCGACATGCCGGACGCGACCATGCCGTCGAGGTCCTCCTTCGAGGTGAACCGGGACGTCGTGGTGAGTACGGTGCGCCCGTCCTCCTCCGTCAGGACCAGCGAGTCGGTGGCGACGTGCCCGGGCATGCCCTCGAACTCGAACGTCTGCACCAGCCGGTGCGGCGCCTCGATCTCCAGGAACTCGCCCCGGAACGCGTAGGAGTTCCCGTCGTCCGCGTGCTCGACGTACCGGTACCGGCCGCCGACCCGGAAGTCGATCTCGACGTCCAGCGGGTTGCCACGCCCCCACCAGCGGCGCAGGTGCTCCTCCTGGGTGTGGCAGGCCCACACCAGTTCGCGTGGCGCGTCCACCACGCGGGTCATGACGATCTCGGTGTCGGAGATCCGGTCCACGGTGAGCTGTTCGGTCGTCATGCTGTCTCCTCGTCGTGTGCTTGCAGGTCCCGCAGGTAGTCGTCGAGCGTCGCGTAGCGCTCGTCCCAGAACCGCCGGTACTGCTCCATCCACGTCGCGACCTCGCGCAACGGTTCCGGGTCGAGCCGGCACGGGCGCCACTGCGCGTCCCGGCCGCGAGCTATCAGCCCGGCGCGCTCCAGGACCTTCAGGTGCTTGGAGATCGCCTGCAGGCTGACCGGGAACGGTGCGGCCAGCTCGTTCACGCTGGCCTCGCCCTCGGTGAGCCGGGCCAGGATCGCCCGCCGCGTCGGGTCGGCCAGTGCCGCGAAGACCTCGCTGAGTCTGTCTGCCATCGTTCCTCAACCACCTGGTTAATTAACCGATGGGTTGAGCTTAGCGTGCCGACCACCCTTGTCAACCGGAAAGTTGAATACCGAAAATCGCTCGCCGGACCGGCGGCGTCGAGTGACCATCTGCGGATGTCCACGGAGGAGATCTGGCGGCGCGCGGTCGCGCACGTCGCCGCGCTGGCCACCGGTGAGCCACTCGGTGACGGCTTCGCCGTCGCGCTGCACTTCCACCCGGACCGGCTGACCCGGTCCGGCGAGCCGATCCTGGACGCGATGCGCCGGGACAACCGCTACCGGTCGCAGTTCGAGACCGGCACCGGCAACGGCGGGCTCACCGCGTTTCCCGGCGGCGACCGGTGGCGGTGGGAGAGCCGGCTGTTCGGCGGCGTCTACGACGAGGCCGAGTTCCGGCACCGCCCGGTCTACGGCTCGCTGTACCACGCCGGCCGGCCGGCCGGCGGCTCGCCGCGCTTCGGCTCGTCGTACTTCCGGCTGGCCGCGCACGCGCTCGACCGGACCACGTTCTGCTTCCCGGACAGCGTGCTGGATCCCACGCTCTTCGGCGTGCGGGCCCGGATGTCGGTGACCGAACCGGGGCGCAGCGACGATCCGCTGGACGACTACGTCGAGGCACACGTGCACGGGCCGGTGCTGCTCGACCGCGACGTGGACGCGCTGGTCCTCGACCCGAGCTACCGCGGCACCCCGGTGGAGGCGGCGGCCGCCGCGCTGCCCTGCCCGGTCGAGTGGCACCCCGGCTTCCGGGTGACCGCGGCCGAGCTGCGCCGGCACCCCGGCTACCGGCCGGACCCGGGCCGCGAGTGCGCGGAGCGCCTGGCCGGGGACGGATACCTGGTGCCGCGCCTGATCGGGGACGCGGCCCGCGAGCCGGGGCACGATCCGCAGTTGCTCAAGTGGGCCTGGCACTATCTGGCGCGGTACGGCGGATAGACCATTTCTCCTATCGTTTCCATAGGTGATGCGGCTCGTTGAGCGGGCATGACTGTCGCGATCATCGGGGCCGGCGCGAGCGGCATCCTGGCCGCCCGCGCGCTCCACCGCCGATGTCCGGACCGGGATCTGGTCATGATCGATCCGGCGCCGCCGGGCGGGCCGGCCTATCGCGCGCCGGAACCGTGGCACCTGCTCAACTCGCGCGCCGCCGCGATGGGGGACGGCTTCGTGCGCTGGGCCGGGCCGGCCGACCCGGACGCGTTCCTGCCGCGCCGGCGCTACGGCGACTACCTGCGCGCGATCCTCGGCGGTCTGCCGGTCGACCTGCGCGCCGACCGGGCGGTCCGGATCACCCGGGGCCCGGCCGGGCTGACCGTGCACCTCGCGGGCGGGCTGCCGGTGCGGGCGGCCGACGTGGTGCTGGCGCTCGGGCCGCCCCGGCCGGTGGTGCCCGCGTTCGCCGCCGGGCGGCCGGGCCTGGTGCCGGACCCGTGGGCGCCGGGCGCGCTGGACGTGATCGACCCGGCGTGGCCGGTCGTCGTCGCGGGCACCGGGCTGACCGCGGTCGACGTGGCGCTCACGCTGCTGCGCCGCGGCCGGTCCGCACCGGTCACGCTGGTGTCCCGCCGCGGCCTGCTGCCCCGCACCCATCAGGACCACCCGGGGGTACGGCCGGACGCCGCGCTCGTCGGCGCACTGGTCGCCCGGGGCCGCTCGCTGCGGTCGCTCGTCCGCGCGGTCCGGGAGCTCGCGGCGGATCACCCCGGCGGCTGGCAGCCGGTGATCGACGCGGTCCGGCCGCACGCGAACACGCTGTGGGCCGCCGCGAGCGAGGCGGACCGGTCGCGGTTCCTGCGGCACTGCGCCCGGCACTGGGACGTGCACCGGCACCGGATGGCCGGCCCGGTCGCGGCCGAACTCGGCCGGCACCTGGCGAGCACGGCCGTCCGGGTGCGCTGTTCATCCGTACCGCTGCAAGATTTTGATCTCGGGTCGGTCCAGGTGGTGAACGCGGCCGGGCCGGGCCGGCTGCCGTGGGCGGCGGATCCGCTGACGGCCGCGCTGATCGCGGACGGGCTGGCCCGGGTCGGCCCGCACGGGCTGGGCCTGGACGTGTGCGCGCCGCTGTGGCTGCTCGGTCCGCTGCGTCGCGGGCGGCTCTGGGAGACCACCGCGATCCCGGAGATCCGCGCGCAGGCGGACGCGCTGGCGACCGCGCTCAGCCGCACGGATGTATCGGACGTCGCCGCCTGATTTTGGCATATCGGATTCGATACGTTGGTGGCATGACTGATGCGGCGACCATGCGTTCGCGGGCGGAACAGATCACGGAGGAGATGTTCCTGCCGGCGGCGGCCGAGGTGGACCGGGCCGGCCGGGTGCCGCGATCACACCTCGACATGCTGCGGCGGTTCGGCTTCTACGGCGTGGCGGCCCCGGCCGAGCACGGCGGGCTGGGCATGGCGGACATCGCCACCGCCGCGTATCTGCTGGAGGTGCTCGCCAGCGGCTGCCTGACCACCACGCTGGTCTGGATGCAGCACCACGGTGTGGTGCTCGGCGCGGCCGCCAGCCGGACGCCCGGCATGCGCGAGTCGTGGCTGCCCCGGCTGGCCGCCGGCGACGTGCGCGGCGGGGTCGCGCTGGCCGGGCTGCGACCCGGCGGCGAGGGCATGCGGGCCCGGCGGGTGGACGGCGGGTTCGTGCTGGACGGCGAGGTGCCCTGGGTCAGCGGCTGGGACATGATCGACGTGGTCCAGGTGGGTGCCCGCGACGACGCCGGCAACGCCATGTTCCTGCTGGTCGACGCGGTGCCGTCGGACACGCTGACCGCCACCGTGCAGGACCTGGCCGCGCTGCGGGCGAGCCGGACCGCGGTGCTGCGCTTCACCGGGCACCCGGTGCCGGCCGACCGGCTGATGCACGCGCTGCCGCTCGACTCGTGGACGCGCACCGAGGCCGGCGGCTCCGCGCTCAACGGCTTCCTGGCGCTGGGCGTGGTGCGCCGCTGCTGCGCGCTGCTCGGCCCGTCGTCGCTGGACGCGGAACTGGAGACGGCCCGGGCCGCGCTGCTCGCCGCGGACGCGGAGAAGACGCCGGCCGCCCGCGCGACCGCGTCGGAACTGGCGGTCCGGGCCGCGGCCACACTGATCGTGCACTCCGGCTCGGTGGCCGGGCTGCGTGGCGGCCACCCGGAGCGGTTGCTGCGCGAGGCCGGCATGCTCCTGGTGTACGGGACCCGGCCGCTGATCCGCGACGAGCTGCTGGACCGCTACTCGTTCCGGCCGGCCGGCGGGGCGTGACGCCGCCCGGCCCGACTCGGCGGGGCTTCCGCGGTGGCCGTCACGACGTGACGATCCGGTCGTGGAGCGGGGTGGCGCCGCTGATGAAGGCGGGCATGTCGGCGCCGCCGACCGCGCGTCCCGGCTCCTGGTCGCGGGCCGCGAGCGCGTTCAGCCGCTGCACCGGGATCCGGCCCGCGGACAGGCCGGCGACCAGCACCGTGTTGCCCCACTTCCGGCCGCGCAGCATGCCGTTCTCGGCGATCACGCACACGTCCGGCAGCACTGCGCCGAGCGTCGCCGCCATCACCCGGGACCGGGCCAGCGGCGGTACGTCCACCACGTTCACCGCGAGCAGCCCGTCCGGCCGCAGCAGCCGGGCCGCGGCCCGCACGAACCCGGTGCTGGTGATGCTCCGCGGCATCTGCGCCGCCTGGTACACGTCCGCGACGACCAGGTCGAACTCGCCGGCGGGCAGCTCCTCCAGCGTCTCCCGCGCGTCGCCGAGCAGCATCGTTACGCCCGCGTCCGCGGGCAGCGGCAGCCGGTCCCAGATCAGCGCCATCAGCAGCGTGTCCCGGTCGACCACGGTCTGCACCGAACCGGGCCGGGTGGCCGCGACGTAGCGCGGCAGGCTCAGCGCGCCACCGCCGAGGTGCAGCACGCGCAGCGGCACGCCCGGCTCGGCCACCGTGTCCACCACGGTGACCAGCCGCCGCATGTAGTCGAACTTCATCCGGGTCGGGTCGCCGACGTCGACGTACGACTGCGGCACGCCGTCGACCTGCAGCGTCCACGCGCCCGGCGCCGTCGCGTCCGGAACCAGCTCGGCGAGGCCGAAACCGGTCGGCATCGCCACCCCCGCAACGGGTTCAGGGAGATTCACGCACCCAACGTACGCCCACGAGAAAAGGGCCGGCGAGGTCCACCGGCCCTTTCCGTCACGCTGCCGGTTACTCCGACGGCTGCGGCACGTCGCAGTCCACCTTCGGGTTCAGACCCACGTAGTTCAGCGGCCCCGCCACGATCGTGACCGCGGTGGTGGAGATCTCCGCACAGTTCTCCGGGTCGTTGGCGAAGTAGCCACGCTGTCCCGCCGCCAGTGCGCCGATGATCAGCCAAATGACGATGACGACCGCTCCGATACGCACGCCAGCCTCCTATATAGAGCGTGTGACATATTCGCCCGCACGCTGCCCATCGTGTGGTATCAGCTCTCTACCCAACCGCGCTCCGCGCTACACGGCCGGTCGGACGGGCGCGCGCACGGCCGCGCCGGCGCCGGACGGCCATCGCGGCGAAATCACACCAGCCTCCTAGGATGCGATACGCGGTGTGACGACGGCAGCACGCGGCGGCGAACCTGCCGGGAAGTTGAGCGAACGTGGTCCGGGCCGGGTGGCGGCGGGGGCGCGGGATCGGGCGGAGACCGTCCCGGGCGGCGCCGGCCACCCGGTGACCGCGCGTTGCTCGCGCGGCTTCGCGCGTTACCCGAGCGGCTTCGCGCGTTACCCGAGCGGCTTGTGGAAGTGGTGTTTGCCGGTGCCGCCGGGC
This genomic window from Catenuloplanes niger contains:
- a CDS encoding DUF3626 domain-containing protein — its product is MSTEEIWRRAVAHVAALATGEPLGDGFAVALHFHPDRLTRSGEPILDAMRRDNRYRSQFETGTGNGGLTAFPGGDRWRWESRLFGGVYDEAEFRHRPVYGSLYHAGRPAGGSPRFGSSYFRLAAHALDRTTFCFPDSVLDPTLFGVRARMSVTEPGRSDDPLDDYVEAHVHGPVLLDRDVDALVLDPSYRGTPVEAAAAALPCPVEWHPGFRVTAAELRRHPGYRPDPGRECAERLAGDGYLVPRLIGDAAREPGHDPQLLKWAWHYLARYGG
- a CDS encoding spermidine synthase; amino-acid sequence: MNLPEPVAGVAMPTGFGLAELVPDATAPGAWTLQVDGVPQSYVDVGDPTRMKFDYMRRLVTVVDTVAEPGVPLRVLHLGGGALSLPRYVAATRPGSVQTVVDRDTLLMALIWDRLPLPADAGVTMLLGDARETLEELPAGEFDLVVADVYQAAQMPRSITSTGFVRAAARLLRPDGLLAVNVVDVPPLARSRVMAATLGAVLPDVCVIAENGMLRGRKWGNTVLVAGLSAGRIPVQRLNALAARDQEPGRAVGGADMPAFISGATPLHDRIVTS
- a CDS encoding ArsR/SmtB family transcription factor, with the translated sequence MADRLSEVFAALADPTRRAILARLTEGEASVNELAAPFPVSLQAISKHLKVLERAGLIARGRDAQWRPCRLDPEPLREVATWMEQYRRFWDERYATLDDYLRDLQAHDEETA
- a CDS encoding acyl-CoA dehydrogenase family protein, with amino-acid sequence MTDAATMRSRAEQITEEMFLPAAAEVDRAGRVPRSHLDMLRRFGFYGVAAPAEHGGLGMADIATAAYLLEVLASGCLTTTLVWMQHHGVVLGAAASRTPGMRESWLPRLAAGDVRGGVALAGLRPGGEGMRARRVDGGFVLDGEVPWVSGWDMIDVVQVGARDDAGNAMFLLVDAVPSDTLTATVQDLAALRASRTAVLRFTGHPVPADRLMHALPLDSWTRTEAGGSALNGFLALGVVRRCCALLGPSSLDAELETARAALLAADAEKTPAARATASELAVRAAATLIVHSGSVAGLRGGHPERLLREAGMLLVYGTRPLIRDELLDRYSFRPAGGA
- a CDS encoding SRPBCC family protein, with the translated sequence MTTEQLTVDRISDTEIVMTRVVDAPRELVWACHTQEEHLRRWWGRGNPLDVEIDFRVGGRYRYVEHADDGNSYAFRGEFLEIEAPHRLVQTFEFEGMPGHVATDSLVLTEEDGRTVLTTTSRFTSKEDLDGMVASGMSDGAQRSYLALDALLRELTA
- a CDS encoding FAD/NAD(P)-binding protein, which codes for MTVAIIGAGASGILAARALHRRCPDRDLVMIDPAPPGGPAYRAPEPWHLLNSRAAAMGDGFVRWAGPADPDAFLPRRRYGDYLRAILGGLPVDLRADRAVRITRGPAGLTVHLAGGLPVRAADVVLALGPPRPVVPAFAAGRPGLVPDPWAPGALDVIDPAWPVVVAGTGLTAVDVALTLLRRGRSAPVTLVSRRGLLPRTHQDHPGVRPDAALVGALVARGRSLRSLVRAVRELAADHPGGWQPVIDAVRPHANTLWAAASEADRSRFLRHCARHWDVHRHRMAGPVAAELGRHLASTAVRVRCSSVPLQDFDLGSVQVVNAAGPGRLPWAADPLTAALIADGLARVGPHGLGLDVCAPLWLLGPLRRGRLWETTAIPEIRAQADALATALSRTDVSDVAA